In a genomic window of Punica granatum isolate Tunisia-2019 chromosome 6, ASM765513v2, whole genome shotgun sequence:
- the LOC116209929 gene encoding CRAL-TRIO domain-containing protein C23B6.04c-like codes for MMYFRRKQSQNHVEDDDSHKAEKVSELRAALGSLSGRSLKYCTDSCLRRYLVARNWNVNKARKMLEESIKWRASYKPEEIRWPEVAHEGETGKVSRANFFDRFGRTVLIMRPGKQNTASPEGNIRHLVYIIENSILNLREGQEQMSWLIDFTGWTLNTNIPVRTARDIINILQSHYPERLAVAFLYNPPRFFEAFYKALKYFMDPKTSEKVKFVYPKDKGSIELMRTFFDVENLPSEFGGKATLKYDHEEFSGLMTEDDIKTAAFWGTDDKPQNVLNGHSTVEVAPEPLALVSPAR; via the exons ATGATGTATTTCCGGAGGAAACAGTCTCAGAATCATGTAGAAGACGATGATTCGCACAAAGCTGAGAAG GTGAGTGAGCTCAGGGCTGCTCTTGGGTCATTATCAGGGCGCAGCCTAAAATATTGTACAGACTCGTGCCTGAGGAGATACTTAGTAGCTCGGAACTGGAACGTCAACAAAGCGAGAAAGATGTTGGAAGAATCGATTAAGTGGCGAGCATCTTATAAACCCGAAGAGATCCGTTGG CCTGAGGTAGCGCATGAAGGGGAGACCGGTAAAGTTTCGAGAGCTAACTTCTTTGACCGTTTTGGGAGGACAGTCCTTATCATGAGGCCAGGAAAGCAG AACACGGCATCACCAGAAGGCAACATCCGCCATTTGGTCTATATTATTGAAAACAGCATCCTCAACCTTCGCGAGGGTCAGGAGCAGATGTCGTGGCTGATAGACTTCACAGGTTGGACATTGAACACTAATATCCCTGTCAGAACTGCCCGCGATATCATCAATATCTTACAGAGTCACTACCCGGAGAGGCTTGCGGTCGCATTTCTCTACAACCCGCCAAGGTTCTTCGAGGCTTTCTATAAG GCCCTCAAGTACTTCATGGACCCGAAAACTTCTGAGAAGGTGAAGTTTGTGTACCCAAAGGACAAAGGCAGCATCGAGCTCATGAGGACATTCTTCGATGTGGAAAACCTCCCAAGTGAATTCGGAGGCAAGGCAACCTTGAAATACGACCATGAGGAATTCTCTGGTCTCATGACCGAGGACGATATTAAGACTGCTGCATTCTGGGGAACTGATGACAAACCACAGAACGTTCTTAACGGGCATTCGACGGTTGAGGTAGCCCCGGAGCCACTAGCCCTGGTCTCCCCGGCAAGGTAG